One Paenibacillus sp. FSL H7-0737 DNA segment encodes these proteins:
- a CDS encoding SGNH/GDSL hydrolase family protein → MTIPTSKAKKVILFQGDSITDGSRGRDEDPNHILGHSYAYIIGGKLGNERAEQNLVFYNRGISGDRISDLYARWNEDAIYLQPNIISILIGVNDLWRTMKGEPSGITDRFERAYRHVLEETGEVLPQTKLVLCEPFILNTGAPAEQWDEWKERITHYQGVVKQLAEEFNAVFVPLQEAFDAATRRIDPAYWLWDGVHPTAAGHDLIAGEWLKIVEKSGLLND, encoded by the coding sequence ATGACTATTCCAACTTCTAAAGCTAAAAAAGTGATTTTGTTTCAGGGTGATTCTATTACGGATGGAAGCCGTGGTCGTGATGAAGATCCCAATCATATTCTAGGACATAGCTATGCATATATCATTGGCGGTAAGCTAGGCAACGAAAGGGCTGAGCAGAATCTCGTGTTCTATAACCGTGGAATTAGTGGGGATCGGATCTCCGATTTATATGCACGCTGGAATGAGGATGCGATTTACCTTCAACCGAATATCATCAGTATTTTAATTGGTGTTAATGATCTTTGGAGAACAATGAAAGGGGAACCAAGTGGTATAACGGACCGCTTTGAACGTGCGTACCGTCATGTGCTTGAAGAAACTGGGGAAGTACTTCCGCAAACGAAGCTGGTCTTGTGTGAGCCTTTTATTCTAAATACCGGAGCTCCGGCAGAACAATGGGACGAATGGAAAGAGCGGATTACTCATTATCAGGGTGTTGTTAAGCAGCTTGCAGAGGAATTTAATGCTGTGTTTGTTCCTTTACAGGAAGCATTTGATGCAGCTACTCGTAGAATAGATCCAGCCTACTGGCTGTGGGACGGCGTTCACCCGACAGCGGCTGGGCATGATCTGATTGCTGGGGAGTGGCTGAAGATCGTAGAGAAAAGCGGTCTTTTAAACGACTAG
- a CDS encoding DeoR/GlpR family DNA-binding transcription regulator → MKAFERRDLIINELYRQKKVHVAQLAQKFNVSEETIRRDLDKLDKEGLAKKNYGGAILNAHTNEDPPYVSRHQVNIEAKRTIADHVLQLINDGDSLVTDTSSTVFEALRRIIEEKNNLTIITNSLVVLSEFQHSGQKLISTGGILGPETSSFVGHTASQTIQKYNVDVAIFSCKALSMTGGLSDSNEEESELKILMQQQANKVVLLADHSKFDRTAFIKLFSFDRVDYIVTDEKPSEEWIEFLNNYHISLIYAPAE, encoded by the coding sequence ATGAAAGCATTTGAACGGCGGGATCTAATCATTAATGAGCTGTATAGACAAAAGAAAGTCCATGTCGCTCAGCTGGCGCAAAAATTCAATGTCTCGGAAGAGACCATTCGGCGGGATCTGGATAAACTGGACAAGGAAGGACTTGCCAAGAAAAATTATGGCGGTGCAATCCTTAATGCCCACACGAATGAGGACCCTCCCTATGTGAGTAGACATCAGGTAAATATTGAGGCCAAACGTACGATAGCTGATCATGTCCTCCAATTAATTAATGATGGGGACAGTTTGGTGACGGATACGAGTTCAACAGTTTTTGAGGCTTTACGGAGAATTATAGAGGAGAAAAACAATCTGACGATTATTACGAATTCTTTGGTTGTATTATCCGAATTTCAACATTCTGGGCAAAAGCTAATTTCTACTGGTGGAATACTAGGCCCCGAGACTAGCTCCTTCGTTGGACATACCGCCTCACAGACTATTCAAAAATATAATGTGGACGTAGCCATATTCAGCTGTAAAGCGTTGTCTATGACTGGTGGGCTCAGTGATTCGAACGAAGAAGAAAGTGAATTGAAGATTCTTATGCAACAGCAGGCGAATAAAGTAGTTCTGCTCGCAGATCACTCTAAGTTCGACAGGACTGCGTTCATTAAATTATTTAGTTTCGATCGAGTGGATTATATCGTTACAGACGAGAAGCCTTCTGAGGAATGGATCGAGTTTCTGAATAACTATCATATATCTCTTATCTATGCACCCGCTGAGTAA